In Arthrobacter citreus, a genomic segment contains:
- a CDS encoding glutamate--cysteine ligase — MGAEVNSKTYSREQRTRYRQRLLENLDRFAGYLSTATFADTCSIGLELELNLTNQDFAPALRNAAVLEEIADPAFQTEIGAFNIEMNHPALSIKGSGLRDLEDSLRYQLNRADTRAADVKTEILMVGILPTLQPAVLEDKEWLSAGKRYAALNTSVLQARGEDVHVDLRGAEPLSFYAKNIAPEAACTSVQLHLEVSPEDFAPAWNAAQIIAAPQVALAANSPVFLEHVLWHETRIELFKQAIDTRPPEMRNQGVRPRVWFGERWITSIFDLFEENVRYFPALLPELSRSSGGSTAAGAPLLPELRLHNGTVYRWNRPIYDPGDHTPNLRLENRILPAGPTVLDVVANAAFFYGLVHHLRTADRPLWSRLAFKSAADNFLACARSGLEATVYWPGIGETPVAELIIRHLIPQAAEGLRELGVDDHLIGRYLDVVRERARTEQNGASWQIAYLRRLEGEGMERRPALAEMTRRYWENMHTNAPVHEWPVD, encoded by the coding sequence CGGTTTGCCGGTTATCTTTCCACCGCCACGTTTGCCGATACGTGCAGCATCGGCCTTGAACTTGAGCTGAACCTGACGAATCAGGATTTCGCTCCCGCGCTCAGGAACGCGGCCGTCCTCGAGGAGATCGCGGATCCGGCTTTCCAAACCGAAATCGGCGCCTTCAACATTGAGATGAACCATCCGGCCCTTTCCATCAAGGGCTCGGGCCTGAGGGACCTCGAAGACTCCCTCCGATACCAGCTGAACCGTGCCGACACACGCGCTGCCGACGTGAAAACCGAGATCCTCATGGTGGGAATCCTGCCGACACTTCAGCCCGCCGTGCTTGAGGACAAGGAATGGTTGAGCGCGGGCAAGCGCTACGCCGCGTTGAACACTTCCGTCCTCCAGGCACGCGGCGAAGACGTGCACGTGGATTTGCGGGGCGCTGAACCCTTGTCCTTTTACGCCAAGAACATCGCCCCGGAGGCAGCCTGCACCTCGGTGCAGCTTCACCTTGAGGTGAGCCCGGAGGACTTTGCCCCGGCCTGGAATGCGGCCCAGATCATTGCCGCGCCACAGGTTGCCCTGGCCGCCAACTCCCCCGTCTTCCTGGAACACGTCCTGTGGCATGAAACCCGCATTGAGCTCTTCAAGCAGGCCATTGACACCCGTCCGCCCGAGATGAGGAACCAGGGTGTGCGGCCACGGGTCTGGTTCGGCGAACGGTGGATTACATCAATCTTCGATTTGTTCGAGGAAAACGTCCGCTACTTCCCCGCCCTCCTGCCGGAACTCTCACGCAGCAGCGGAGGATCCACGGCAGCCGGGGCTCCCCTGCTCCCGGAACTGCGCCTGCACAACGGGACGGTGTACCGGTGGAACCGCCCGATCTATGATCCCGGGGATCACACCCCCAACCTGCGTCTGGAGAACCGGATCCTTCCGGCCGGCCCCACAGTGCTGGACGTTGTTGCCAACGCCGCTTTCTTTTACGGACTGGTGCATCATTTGCGCACCGCCGATCGTCCCCTGTGGAGCCGGCTGGCATTCAAGAGCGCCGCGGACAACTTCCTTGCCTGCGCCCGTTCAGGGCTGGAAGCCACCGTGTACTGGCCGGGCATCGGTGAAACCCCTGTCGCCGAGCTGATCATCCGCCACCTGATTCCGCAGGCTGCCGAAGGGCTCCGTGAGCTGGGCGTGGACGACCATCTGATTGGGCGGTATCTGGATGTGGTCCGGGAAAGGGCCCGCACGGAACAAAACGGGGCCTCCTGGCAGATCGCCTATCTGCGGCGGCTTGAGGGCGAGGGGATGGAACGCAGGCCGGCCCTGGCGGAAATGACCCGCAGATACTGGGAAAACATGCACACCAATGCCCCGGTGCACGAGTGGCCGGTTGACTGA
- a CDS encoding NADP-dependent isocitrate dehydrogenase: MTRIIWQFIKDRLINPYLDVDLKYYDLSIQNRDATDDQVTIDAANAIKEHGVGVKCATITPDEARVEEFGLKKMWVSPNGTIRNILGGVVFREPIIISNIPRLVPGWNKPIIIGRHAHGDQYKATNFKVPGAGTLTLTYTPKDGGEEIKTQVVTYGDDGGVAMGMYNFNDSIRDFARASFAYGLQRNYPVYLSTKNTILKAYDGQFKDLFQEVFDAEFKDQFEAAGLTYEHRLIDDMVASAMKWEGGYVWACKNYDGDVQSDTVAQGFGSLGLMTSVLMTPDGQTVEAEAAHGTVTRHYRQHQQGKPTSTNPIASIFAWTRGLMHRGKLDNTPEVTNFAQTLEDVVIKTVESGKMTKDLAALVGPDQAYLTTEEFLAELDANLKTRLG, translated from the coding sequence ATGACCCGCATCATCTGGCAGTTCATCAAGGACCGCCTGATCAACCCGTACCTGGACGTAGACCTGAAGTACTACGACCTCTCCATCCAGAACCGTGACGCCACTGATGACCAGGTCACCATCGACGCTGCCAATGCCATCAAGGAACACGGCGTGGGCGTCAAGTGCGCCACCATCACTCCGGACGAGGCACGCGTTGAAGAATTCGGCCTGAAGAAGATGTGGGTTTCCCCGAACGGGACCATCCGCAACATCCTCGGCGGCGTCGTCTTCCGCGAACCGATCATCATTTCCAACATCCCGCGCCTGGTCCCGGGCTGGAACAAGCCGATCATCATTGGCCGCCACGCACACGGCGACCAGTACAAGGCCACCAACTTCAAGGTTCCGGGCGCCGGCACCCTGACGCTGACGTACACCCCCAAGGACGGCGGGGAAGAAATCAAGACCCAGGTTGTCACGTACGGTGACGACGGCGGCGTGGCCATGGGTATGTACAACTTCAACGACTCGATCCGCGACTTCGCCCGGGCATCCTTCGCCTACGGCCTGCAGCGGAACTACCCGGTGTACCTCTCCACCAAGAACACGATCCTGAAGGCCTACGACGGCCAGTTCAAGGACCTGTTCCAGGAAGTCTTCGACGCCGAGTTCAAGGACCAGTTCGAAGCAGCCGGCCTCACCTACGAGCACCGCCTGATCGATGACATGGTTGCCTCCGCCATGAAGTGGGAGGGCGGCTACGTTTGGGCCTGCAAGAACTACGACGGCGACGTCCAGTCCGACACCGTGGCACAGGGCTTCGGCTCGCTGGGTCTGATGACCTCCGTGCTGATGACCCCGGACGGCCAGACCGTTGAGGCCGAAGCCGCTCACGGTACGGTCACGCGCCACTACCGCCAGCACCAGCAGGGCAAGCCCACCTCCACGAACCCGATCGCTTCGATCTTCGCGTGGACCCGTGGCCTGATGCACCGCGGCAAGCTGGACAACACCCCCGAGGTCACCAACTTCGCCCAGACCCTTGAAGACGTTGTCATCAAGACGGTCGAATCCGGCAAGATGACCAAGGACCTCGCGGCCCTGGTCGGCCCGGACCAGGCATACCTGACCACCGAGGAATTCCTCGCTGAGCTGGATGCCAACCTGAAGACCCGTCTGGGCTAA
- the purH gene encoding bifunctional phosphoribosylaminoimidazolecarboxamide formyltransferase/IMP cyclohydrolase: MSSQPLNRVPIRRALISVYDKTGLTELARGLAAAGVSIVSTGSTAKQIAAAGVEVTEVADVTGFAECLDGRVKTLHPRIHAGILADRRREDHVTQLEEMEIEPFDLVVVNLYPFVQTVKSGASQDEVVEQIDIGGPSMVRAAAKNHPSVAVVVDPDKYAEVVTAAAEGGFDLNQRRRLAAEAFASTAAYDTAVAAWTAEQFGGGTAEGTSWPAYTGLALERSEVLRYGENPHQDAALYVDKSAMPGVAQADQLHGKAMSYNNYVDADAALRAAFDFDEPAVAVVKHANPCGVAVASPDAADPIADAHAKAHACDPVSAFGGVIAANRIVTAGMAATVKDIFTEVVIAPEFEPEAVEILAAKKNIRLLTLPEGYGRNVAEFRQVSGGMLIQKTDKMQAEGDSPENWTLVSGDAADDATLADLAFAWTAVRAAKSNAILLAHNGASVGVGMGQVNRVDSCRLAVERANTLGGPEDERARGSVAASDAFFPFADGLQILLDAGIRAVVQPGGSIRDAEVIEAANAAGVTMYFTGARHFFH, encoded by the coding sequence GTGAGCTCACAGCCGCTGAACCGTGTTCCTATCCGCCGGGCCCTGATCTCTGTCTATGACAAGACGGGACTGACGGAACTCGCGCGGGGTCTCGCCGCCGCCGGAGTGAGCATCGTATCCACGGGTTCCACCGCCAAGCAGATTGCTGCAGCGGGGGTTGAAGTCACTGAGGTTGCTGACGTCACCGGATTCGCGGAATGCCTCGATGGCCGGGTCAAGACACTGCACCCGCGGATCCACGCCGGAATCCTGGCTGACCGCCGCCGCGAGGACCATGTGACCCAGCTGGAAGAAATGGAAATAGAGCCTTTCGACCTGGTGGTCGTGAACCTCTACCCGTTCGTGCAGACCGTGAAGTCCGGGGCAAGCCAGGACGAGGTTGTCGAGCAGATCGACATTGGCGGACCCTCGATGGTCCGTGCCGCGGCAAAGAACCACCCCTCGGTCGCCGTCGTGGTGGACCCGGACAAGTACGCGGAGGTTGTGACAGCCGCCGCGGAAGGCGGTTTCGACCTCAACCAGCGGCGTCGCCTTGCCGCCGAAGCTTTTGCCTCCACCGCAGCCTATGACACAGCAGTTGCAGCTTGGACTGCCGAACAATTCGGAGGAGGCACCGCCGAGGGCACCAGCTGGCCCGCCTACACAGGTCTGGCGCTGGAACGTTCGGAAGTGCTGCGTTACGGCGAAAACCCGCACCAGGACGCTGCCCTCTATGTGGACAAGAGCGCCATGCCCGGCGTCGCCCAAGCGGATCAGCTGCACGGCAAGGCCATGTCCTACAACAACTACGTGGATGCCGACGCCGCACTGCGCGCAGCGTTCGACTTCGACGAGCCGGCGGTCGCCGTCGTCAAGCATGCAAATCCCTGCGGTGTCGCGGTTGCTTCCCCGGACGCGGCCGACCCCATCGCGGATGCCCATGCCAAGGCCCACGCCTGCGATCCGGTATCCGCTTTCGGCGGCGTCATCGCAGCCAACCGGATAGTGACCGCCGGGATGGCAGCAACCGTCAAGGACATCTTCACCGAAGTTGTCATCGCTCCGGAATTCGAGCCCGAAGCAGTGGAAATCCTTGCAGCTAAGAAGAACATCCGCTTGCTGACGCTGCCGGAAGGCTACGGCCGCAACGTGGCCGAGTTCCGGCAGGTCTCCGGAGGCATGCTGATCCAAAAAACGGACAAAATGCAGGCCGAGGGAGACAGCCCCGAGAACTGGACGCTGGTGTCCGGCGATGCTGCCGACGACGCGACCCTGGCCGACCTGGCCTTCGCCTGGACCGCGGTACGCGCCGCCAAATCCAATGCGATCCTGTTGGCGCATAACGGCGCCTCCGTTGGCGTAGGCATGGGACAGGTCAACCGGGTGGATTCCTGTCGCCTCGCCGTCGAACGGGCCAACACCCTCGGCGGGCCGGAAGACGAACGCGCCCGCGGTTCCGTCGCTGCATCGGATGCGTTCTTCCCGTTCGCTGACGGCCTGCAGATCCTCCTTGACGCCGGCATCCGCGCCGTCGTCCAGCCCGGCGGGTCCATCCGCGACGCTGAAGTCATCGAAGCGGCAAATGCTGCGGGCGTGACCATGTACTTCACTGGCGCCCGGCACTTCTTCCACTAG
- a CDS encoding HNH endonuclease: protein MYYSTGNDDGEAASPGAVRRVSSSPGDGGESGRVLGTQQPEPQPAAAGTPGAGTLAELEALERVLLIREIRVLEDLKGAIAAAQARAAAAFDASTRRAQAAAGLASGQLGKGVAAEVALARRESPHHGAKLLGLARILTTEMPHTLAALSQGVISEWRATLLVRETACLSLADRQEVDRQVAGNLAELEGLGDRKLIARIKSLSYGLDPHSVVNRAAHAVSERFVSCRPAPDTMTYLTALLPVAQGVGVYAALTREADRLRGAGDPRTKGQIMADTLVERATGQARAEDVRIEVQLIMTDQTLLHGILPTDTTTTSAGAGPGAEKARSGRGGDCTTGAGAGSGSRSAGHSRPWTEAGIDPGGADRTPPEVRPDTKPGPLASAEPATGGQSTSFVPDGAEPAVLTGYGIVPAQWARDLIRGPDPTEPKPEPGPDGLDGFDRPDSRGGPGSRPGNPPPWSPGRHTQTGTGTGWGTPPTRPDPQIEVWLRRLYIAPTSGQLTAMDSRARLVPHGLARLIAARDQVCRTPWCGAPIRHYDHITPVHAGGTTTAENIQGLCQACNQAKEAPGWESRVTGATRTSAGPDRGGGSGRHSVLTTTPSGHLYRSSAPCLPSTAARLPDGAAPGHD from the coding sequence ATGTACTACTCCACGGGAAACGACGACGGCGAGGCTGCCTCCCCGGGTGCCGTCCGCCGGGTGTCGTCTTCCCCGGGCGACGGCGGCGAAAGCGGGCGGGTGCTTGGAACACAGCAACCGGAGCCGCAGCCGGCGGCGGCGGGCACCCCGGGTGCCGGCACGCTTGCGGAGTTGGAGGCCCTGGAGCGGGTCCTGCTGATCCGGGAGATCCGGGTCCTGGAGGATTTAAAGGGTGCCATTGCCGCCGCCCAGGCCCGGGCCGCTGCGGCTTTTGATGCCTCCACCCGCCGCGCGCAGGCCGCCGCGGGACTCGCCTCCGGCCAGCTCGGCAAGGGCGTCGCCGCTGAAGTGGCTCTGGCCCGCCGGGAATCCCCGCACCACGGAGCGAAACTGCTGGGCCTGGCAAGGATCCTGACCACGGAAATGCCCCACACCCTCGCCGCACTCTCCCAGGGAGTGATCAGTGAGTGGCGGGCCACCCTGCTGGTCCGCGAGACCGCGTGCCTGTCCCTGGCCGATCGGCAGGAAGTGGACCGGCAGGTCGCCGGGAACCTGGCCGAGCTCGAAGGCCTCGGTGACCGGAAACTAATCGCCAGGATCAAGTCCCTGTCCTATGGCCTGGATCCGCACTCCGTGGTCAACCGTGCCGCCCACGCCGTGTCGGAACGTTTTGTGTCCTGCCGTCCGGCACCGGACACCATGACCTATCTGACAGCCCTGCTGCCGGTGGCCCAAGGCGTGGGTGTGTATGCAGCATTGACCCGGGAAGCGGACCGCCTGCGCGGGGCCGGGGATCCACGCACTAAGGGCCAGATCATGGCGGACACGCTCGTGGAACGGGCCACCGGGCAGGCCCGGGCTGAGGATGTGCGGATCGAGGTGCAGCTGATCATGACGGATCAGACCCTGCTGCACGGCATCCTGCCCACCGACACGACAACCACCAGCGCCGGGGCTGGCCCCGGCGCTGAAAAAGCACGGTCCGGCCGGGGTGGGGACTGCACAACCGGGGCCGGTGCCGGGAGCGGCAGCAGGAGCGCGGGCCACAGCCGCCCCTGGACCGAAGCCGGCATCGACCCCGGCGGTGCAGATAGAACCCCGCCCGAGGTTAGACCCGATACAAAACCAGGACCCCTGGCTTCCGCGGAACCGGCAACCGGAGGGCAGAGCACATCGTTTGTTCCCGACGGAGCGGAACCGGCAGTGCTTACCGGCTACGGAATCGTCCCGGCCCAGTGGGCCAGAGACCTCATCCGGGGACCAGATCCAACGGAACCAAAACCAGAACCGGGACCCGATGGACTGGACGGGTTCGATAGGCCTGACAGTAGGGGAGGCCCGGGTAGCAGACCCGGTAACCCGCCACCATGGAGCCCGGGCAGACACACTCAAACCGGCACGGGCACGGGCTGGGGCACACCACCCACGCGTCCGGATCCGCAAATCGAAGTATGGCTCCGCCGGCTCTACATCGCCCCGACCAGTGGGCAACTCACGGCCATGGACTCGCGCGCCCGGCTGGTGCCCCACGGTCTGGCCCGGCTCATCGCAGCCCGCGATCAGGTTTGCCGCACACCGTGGTGCGGGGCACCGATCCGGCACTACGACCACATCACACCCGTCCACGCAGGCGGCACCACCACTGCCGAGAACATTCAGGGACTCTGCCAAGCCTGCAACCAGGCCAAGGAAGCACCCGGCTGGGAATCACGGGTAACCGGGGCAACCAGGACATCCGCTGGACCTGATCGAGGCGGGGGCTCTGGCCGGCATTCGGTGCTAACAACAACCCCCTCCGGTCACTTATACCGGTCCTCTGCGCCATGCCTCCCGTCAACGGCTGCAAGGCTCCCAGACGGAGCGGCACCGGGACATGATTAA
- a CDS encoding MFS transporter yields the protein MTTTDTLPTGDQVVQDLPWKWKVQGRIFIIGGLGFMFDAWDVTLNGVLIPLLSKHWALEPAQAAWIGTANLLGMAIGAFVWGSIADAIGRKKAFTATLLVFSLFTILGAFSPDIVWFCIFRFMAGFGLGGCVPVDYALVGEFTPRKQRGRVLTAMDGWWPVGAALCGATSALIMATFADWRYTMLIMVLPALLVFWVRRSVPESPLFLVRKGRTAEAETVINDLIKRTGSDVKQWRLPAPEAAAKFSMGSVATQLSDLWRYSWKITVAAWSLFFTILLVYYLALTWMPKILVDAGFKEYAAFLTTSGMAAVGLLGVIAAALLVERVGRKWILAVTGPLSAAILVIVALVLDVPAAATAWLLGYGFVVQVAIPVLYAYISELYPTELRGSGFGWASTVSRVGAGLGPLIFVSVMWPYLGLPLSFALAGVLVILAVVWMLRFAPETKGAALD from the coding sequence ATGACAACCACTGATACCCTGCCCACCGGCGATCAGGTGGTCCAGGACCTGCCTTGGAAGTGGAAGGTTCAGGGGCGAATCTTCATCATTGGCGGCTTGGGATTCATGTTTGATGCCTGGGATGTCACGCTCAACGGCGTCCTGATTCCGCTCCTGTCCAAGCACTGGGCGCTGGAGCCGGCGCAGGCCGCGTGGATCGGTACGGCCAACCTGCTGGGCATGGCCATAGGAGCGTTTGTCTGGGGCTCCATTGCCGATGCCATCGGCCGCAAGAAGGCTTTCACCGCCACGCTCCTTGTTTTTTCCCTCTTTACGATTTTGGGGGCCTTCTCCCCCGACATTGTCTGGTTCTGCATCTTCCGGTTCATGGCCGGGTTCGGCTTGGGCGGCTGCGTGCCGGTGGATTACGCCCTGGTGGGTGAGTTCACGCCGCGTAAACAACGCGGCCGGGTGCTCACAGCGATGGACGGCTGGTGGCCGGTGGGCGCCGCGCTTTGCGGAGCGACGTCGGCACTGATCATGGCCACATTCGCTGACTGGCGGTACACCATGCTGATCATGGTGCTCCCTGCGCTGCTCGTGTTCTGGGTCCGCCGATCCGTCCCGGAATCGCCGCTGTTCCTGGTCCGCAAGGGCCGCACCGCCGAGGCGGAAACTGTCATTAACGACCTGATCAAGCGCACCGGTTCCGACGTAAAACAGTGGCGGCTTCCGGCGCCTGAGGCAGCGGCCAAGTTCTCCATGGGATCTGTTGCCACCCAGCTGTCGGATCTTTGGCGGTACAGCTGGAAAATCACGGTGGCGGCATGGTCGCTCTTCTTCACCATCCTGCTGGTCTACTACTTGGCCCTGACCTGGATGCCGAAAATCCTCGTGGATGCAGGCTTCAAGGAATACGCCGCGTTCCTCACCACCTCGGGGATGGCCGCCGTCGGACTCTTGGGAGTTATCGCTGCCGCGCTGCTGGTGGAGCGGGTCGGACGAAAGTGGATCCTGGCCGTGACTGGGCCGCTGTCCGCCGCCATCCTGGTCATCGTTGCCCTGGTCCTCGATGTCCCCGCCGCTGCCACCGCTTGGCTGCTCGGCTACGGTTTTGTTGTCCAAGTAGCCATTCCGGTGCTGTACGCCTACATATCCGAGCTGTACCCCACGGAGCTTCGCGGGAGCGGGTTCGGATGGGCGTCGACCGTTTCACGGGTCGGCGCAGGGCTGGGCCCGCTGATCTTTGTGTCGGTCATGTGGCCTTACCTCGGGCTGCCGCTGTCCTTCGCCTTGGCCGGTGTGCTGGTGATTCTGGCCGTGGTGTGGATGCTGCGTTTCGCGCCCGAGACAAAGGGTGCCGCACTGGACTAG
- the purN gene encoding phosphoribosylglycinamide formyltransferase, whose translation MRIVVLVSGTGSNLQAVLDAVAERTLDVEIAAVGADRPGTFGVQRAADAGYETFVVNFRDFDRRSDWNLALTEKVASYRPDIVLSSGFMRIVDEHFINTFEGRYINTHPALLPSFPGAHGVRDALAYGVRVTGCTVHIADAGVDTGPILAQAAVDVLDTDTEESLHERIKVQERRLLLETLSRISAEGLPVS comes from the coding sequence ATGCGCATTGTTGTTCTCGTGTCCGGTACCGGTTCCAACCTTCAGGCCGTCTTGGACGCCGTTGCGGAGAGGACCCTCGACGTCGAAATCGCCGCCGTTGGCGCCGACCGTCCCGGCACCTTTGGGGTGCAGCGCGCCGCCGACGCCGGCTATGAAACGTTCGTCGTGAATTTCCGCGATTTCGACCGGCGTTCCGACTGGAATCTGGCATTGACGGAAAAAGTGGCGTCGTATCGTCCTGACATCGTGCTGTCGTCAGGCTTCATGCGCATTGTCGATGAGCACTTCATCAACACCTTTGAAGGCCGCTACATCAACACCCACCCAGCCCTGCTGCCGTCCTTCCCCGGCGCACACGGCGTTCGCGACGCGCTGGCTTATGGGGTCAGGGTCACCGGCTGCACCGTGCACATTGCCGACGCCGGCGTGGACACCGGCCCCATCCTGGCCCAGGCCGCCGTGGATGTGCTGGACACAGACACCGAAGAGAGCCTGCATGAGCGGATCAAGGTCCAGGAACGCCGGCTGCTGCTGGAGACGTTGAGCCGGATCAGCGCCGAGGGGCTTCCGGTTTCCTAG
- a CDS encoding DUF6350 family protein codes for MKLFTRPKSPGVLPMPLWLQGVVELGQAAVLSALLIFLPLIGVWFADGFNDRDFASLARLGGQGWLLIHGVPLNLTFPAGTLAAAETTGVLSLFPLGLTLIPFFLSWRAGRRLAKASYTDQLWQALLGALGTYALLGWAAAYFSANDDVTISVTAGALVPLIAAGLGLVIGARREAGSWVRLIGVDLTDWISRTSQHSRWAGSYVWAVIRAGAVGITAALGLSALLLTAALVMSWADIVSVYQHLDAGIIGGVVLTVVELGLMPNFAGWALGWTSGAGFAIGTGSIISPLETTVGPLPAVPVLAALPVGGMEYGVAALMLPVVAGILAGWWFLREGENHFDEWLSLKIRARWFTAPVSTLLLGAFVGLVSGILAAGVVLITGGSAGVGRFVEVGADPLWTGLWIAAEVAVGVVVGYAVGPWLEREER; via the coding sequence ATGAAACTCTTTACCCGCCCGAAATCTCCGGGCGTCCTACCCATGCCCCTGTGGCTGCAGGGAGTGGTCGAACTCGGCCAAGCTGCAGTCCTCTCCGCCCTGCTGATCTTCCTGCCGCTGATCGGCGTGTGGTTTGCCGATGGCTTTAACGACCGTGACTTCGCATCGCTGGCACGGTTGGGAGGGCAAGGCTGGCTCCTGATTCACGGCGTGCCGCTGAACCTGACGTTCCCTGCCGGAACCCTGGCCGCGGCTGAAACCACGGGAGTGCTGTCCCTGTTTCCGCTGGGCCTGACCCTGATCCCGTTTTTCCTGTCCTGGCGGGCGGGCCGGCGCCTGGCGAAGGCTTCCTATACGGATCAGCTGTGGCAGGCACTGCTGGGTGCTCTGGGAACCTACGCTCTTCTCGGCTGGGCCGCGGCCTATTTTTCAGCCAACGACGACGTCACCATCTCGGTCACGGCGGGCGCCCTGGTGCCGCTCATCGCGGCGGGGCTGGGACTGGTTATTGGTGCCCGCCGCGAGGCGGGTTCCTGGGTGCGGCTGATCGGTGTGGACCTGACGGACTGGATCTCCCGCACCAGCCAGCATTCACGCTGGGCCGGATCCTACGTATGGGCCGTCATCCGCGCCGGTGCTGTGGGAATCACCGCAGCACTGGGACTGTCAGCCCTGCTGCTCACTGCAGCGCTGGTCATGAGCTGGGCGGACATCGTTTCGGTGTACCAGCACCTGGATGCGGGCATCATCGGCGGTGTGGTGCTGACCGTCGTCGAACTTGGTCTGATGCCCAACTTCGCCGGCTGGGCGCTGGGCTGGACCTCGGGCGCCGGGTTTGCGATCGGGACGGGCAGTATCATCAGCCCGCTCGAAACCACTGTGGGCCCGCTGCCGGCCGTGCCGGTGCTGGCAGCCCTGCCGGTGGGCGGCATGGAATACGGAGTTGCAGCGCTGATGCTGCCGGTGGTGGCGGGGATCCTTGCGGGCTGGTGGTTCCTGCGTGAGGGCGAGAACCACTTCGATGAATGGCTGTCCCTGAAAATCAGGGCCCGATGGTTCACGGCTCCGGTGTCCACGCTTCTGCTGGGCGCCTTTGTGGGGCTGGTGTCGGGAATCCTGGCCGCGGGAGTGGTCCTTATTACCGGCGGCTCGGCGGGGGTGGGCCGCTTTGTCGAGGTCGGCGCGGATCCGCTGTGGACGGGCCTTTGGATAGCCGCGGAAGTGGCAGTGGGCGTCGTCGTTGGCTACGCCGTCGGGCCGTGGCTTGAACGCGAGGAACGTTGA
- a CDS encoding sulfite exporter TauE/SafE family protein, with amino-acid sequence MTIGLLIVVLVAVFIGAIAQRIAGLGFALLISPFLVIILGSHGGVLMVNVCGLVSSSLIMLRVWKDIDWSMYRWLAIPAVCGSIPASVAAVYLPSAPMAVVVGAVVLVALTASLLMQRTSVTVTGNPPKAVAGFIAGITNAVAGVGGPSVSAYALMARWPQRSFAATLQPFFVTIAIVTLTAKLSLDPGQMPPFEPWAWALIALMIISGIYAGEKLQRFIRDDQARAAVVIFAFFGAAAALAKGILDLAA; translated from the coding sequence GTGACTATCGGACTCCTCATCGTTGTACTCGTAGCTGTTTTCATTGGCGCCATTGCTCAGCGGATTGCAGGTCTTGGCTTTGCTCTGCTTATTTCCCCGTTCCTGGTGATCATCCTCGGCTCACACGGCGGCGTCCTGATGGTGAACGTGTGCGGTTTGGTTTCCTCGTCGTTGATCATGCTCCGGGTCTGGAAGGACATTGACTGGAGCATGTACAGGTGGCTGGCCATTCCGGCGGTGTGCGGGAGCATTCCAGCCTCAGTGGCAGCCGTCTATCTGCCCTCGGCGCCGATGGCAGTGGTAGTTGGCGCAGTTGTCCTGGTGGCGCTGACTGCTTCACTGCTGATGCAGCGAACCTCGGTGACCGTGACCGGAAACCCGCCCAAGGCTGTGGCGGGCTTTATCGCGGGAATCACCAACGCGGTGGCCGGGGTGGGCGGTCCCTCCGTGAGCGCCTACGCCCTCATGGCACGCTGGCCCCAGCGCTCCTTTGCCGCCACCCTCCAGCCGTTCTTCGTCACCATCGCCATTGTTACGCTGACCGCCAAGTTGTCCCTGGACCCCGGACAAATGCCGCCGTTCGAACCATGGGCCTGGGCGCTCATCGCGCTGATGATCATCAGCGGCATCTACGCCGGGGAGAAGCTGCAGCGGTTCATCCGCGATGACCAGGCGCGCGCCGCCGTCGTGATCTTTGCGTTCTTCGGAGCTGCGGCTGCGCTGGCCAAGGGCATCCTCGACCTCGCGGCCTAA
- a CDS encoding DUF1684 domain-containing protein: MVSPVTVLQTADWRRRVFGLYAQVRLTAQEVSPSYAHDLWRAERDKLFAEHPASPLKPHARERFRGLEIGAYDPGLRCDAIIDDDGAGQEMNVQTGTDGMVPFVRLGTVDADGVGRLAVWRLTSYGGGIFLPLRDGLSGTDGGSYGGGRYLLDTIKGADLGAGAAPGSLILDFNFLYNPSCAYDEAWACPLPGPDNRTDTQLRAGEMYAEY, translated from the coding sequence ATGGTCTCCCCCGTCACAGTGCTCCAGACAGCGGATTGGCGCCGCCGCGTCTTCGGCCTGTACGCCCAGGTGCGGCTCACCGCACAGGAGGTGTCGCCGTCGTACGCTCATGACTTGTGGCGCGCTGAACGCGACAAGCTCTTCGCCGAACACCCCGCCTCCCCCTTGAAGCCCCATGCCCGGGAGCGCTTCCGTGGCCTGGAGATCGGCGCCTACGATCCCGGTCTGCGCTGCGACGCAATAATCGACGACGACGGCGCTGGCCAGGAAATGAATGTCCAGACCGGAACGGACGGGATGGTGCCGTTTGTCCGTCTCGGCACGGTGGACGCCGACGGCGTGGGCCGCCTCGCCGTGTGGCGGCTGACCTCCTATGGGGGCGGGATTTTCCTGCCCCTGCGCGACGGCCTCTCCGGCACGGACGGGGGCAGCTACGGCGGCGGCCGGTACCTGTTGGACACGATCAAGGGTGCGGATCTCGGTGCGGGCGCTGCCCCTGGAAGCCTGATCCTGGATTTCAATTTTCTGTACAACCCGTCGTGCGCTTATGACGAGGCCTGGGCGTGTCCGCTTCCCGGCCCGGACAACCGGACGGACACGCAGCTGCGGGCTGGCGAAATGTACGCGGAGTACTAG